The following proteins are encoded in a genomic region of Bos javanicus breed banteng chromosome 20, ARS-OSU_banteng_1.0, whole genome shotgun sequence:
- the LOC133233459 gene encoding ATP synthase subunit f, mitochondrial-like, producing MMTEDSKMASVVPLKKLLEVELGELPSRIRMRDFTPSGIAGAFQRRYTKCVNQKRGSIAGLSLVLAAYAVFSYCRSYKELKHERLRRYH from the coding sequence ATGATGACAGAGGACTCCAAGATGGCGTCAGTCGTACCACTGAAGAAGCTCCTGGAAGTCGAACTAGGGGAGCTGCCAAGCAGGATACGCATGCGGGATTTCACCCCGTCAGGCATCGCTGGAGCATTTCAAAGACGTTACACCAAGTGCGTGAACCAGAAGAGAGGCAGCATCGCGGGGCTCTCTCTGGTGCTGGCGGCCTACGCAGTTTTCAGCTACTGCCGTTCTTACAAGGAGCTCAAACACGAGCGGCTACGCAGGTACCACTGA